Proteins encoded in a region of the Rutidosis leptorrhynchoides isolate AG116_Rl617_1_P2 chromosome 9, CSIRO_AGI_Rlap_v1, whole genome shotgun sequence genome:
- the LOC139867860 gene encoding uncharacterized protein, giving the protein MERIGVYTEYPKLLSEAREAAWLVCGDFNEVRDKDERFNCEFIEARAKRLNDFISCNNLLEIPLGGRMFTRVSDDGVKFSKLDRFLASEKFCHYWKSVSATALDKKHSDHCPIMLTNEEKNFGPKSFKIFDVWLDEDDIDQVIVEAWKEPVANINRKDCIFRNKLEVVKDMLRSWSNRKFGQIEGEIETFKELANSLELKTEGVILDDNEEKLWKESRKMWFEKETIKSKMLQQKARVHWILDGDENTKYFHSILKRKNTTNNIRGLDVDGVWIDCPNDIKDAVFRHFKQIFTKRTMESPSLEELRYPTLNSDNAAMLEMRFSEKEIHDAIMECGSTKAPGPDGFNMRDSASCSLSAAIYLLYPGALPS; this is encoded by the exons ATGGAAAGAATCGGGGTGTACACTGAATATCCTAAAC TTCTAAGTGAGGCGAGAGAGGCAGCTTGGTTAGTGTGTGGGGACTTCAATGAAGTCAGAGATAAAGATGAAAGATTTAATTGCGAGTTCATCGAGGCTAGAGCTAAACGATTAAATGATTTCATCTCTTGCAATAACCTTTTGGAGATTCCGTTAGGAGGAAGAATGTTCACACGGGTTAGCGACGACGGTGTTAAATTCAGTAAACTCGATCGATTTTTAGCCTCAGAAAAATTCTGTCATTATTGGAAGAGTGTCTCGGCAACTGCTCTTGATAAGAAACACTCGGACCATTGCCCAATCATGCTTACAAATGAGGAAAAAAACTTCGGTCCGAAATCGTTCAAAATATTTGATGTCTGGCTCGATGAAGATGATATTGATCAAGTTATTGTGGAAGCATGGAAAGAACCAGTGGCAAACATCAACCGAAAAGATTGTATCTTTAGAAACAAGCTCGAAGTGGTAAAAGATATGTTAAGAAGCTGGAGTAACAGAAAGTTTGGACAAATTGAAGGCGAGATCGAAACTTTTAAAGAGTTGGCCAACAGTCTCGAATTAAAAACAGAAGGTGTAATTTTAGATGACAACGAGGAAAAGCTATGGAAAGAAAGTCGGAAGATGTGGTTCGAAAAGGAGACAATTAAATCAAAAATGCTCCAACAAAAGGCAAGAGTGCATTGGATTCTAGACGGGGACGAGAACACGAAGTATTTCCATTCTATCTTAAAGAGAAAAAACACAACAAACAATATCAGGGGGTTAGACGTGGATGGGGTCTGGATCGACTGCCCAAATGACATCAAAGACGCTGTTTTCAGGCACTTCAAACAGATTTTTACTAAAAGAACCATGGAAAGTCCAAGCCTCGAAGAGCTCAGGTACCCGACACTCAATTCTGATAATGCAGCCATGCTTGAAATGAGGTTCTCTGAGAAAGAAATTCATGATGCAATTATGGAATGTGGTAGCACAAAGGCTCCCGGGCCGGACGGTTTCAATATGCG ggactcagcctcttgctctCTATCAGCAGCCATTTATCTTCTATATCCTGGAGCCTTACCCTCGTAG